Genomic segment of Candidatus Manganitrophaceae bacterium:
CCAGGCCAAATCACAGCAGACCGAGGCTAAGGTGAATCTGGGGTCCATCTTTACAAACATGGTGGCCTATTCGGCGGAAAGTACAGATGGTTTTTTTAGTGCCCGATGTTGTACTGAACCCGCGACGGCCACTACCAATAATATCGGATTTGCAACGACGGGAACCACGCGCTACCTTTATACCATGCCCACCCCGGCGGCCGACGGATTATCATTTCTTGCAACAGCGACGGGCAAGGGGACTGGTGGTGGTGCCGTGTCTGGTGATGTATGGACGATTGATCAAACGAGAAACTTAAGTGAGACCGTTAAAGGCTCATTCTCGAGTTAATTGAGACTGATGGGGTGGGGGGAGGCTGGTGACTCCGCCCACCCCGCTTTTTCTCACCGACGAATCCCTTCAGATGGACGCCTCAAAAAGATTGAATATTTTCCTATTCCTTCTTTTTTTTATCTCCTATTCAACCTATCTTTTTACGGCCGCCCCGACGCTTTTCTGGCGGGATGGGTCTGAATTTCAGACGGTTGGGTTTACGCTGGGCATTGCCCACCCCTCCGGCTTTCCGTTTTATGCCCTCGCCGCGAAATTGTTCACCCTCATCCCATTTGGATCTATTGCCTTTAAGACCACACTAATGTCTGCTTTTTTCGGGGCGGTCATTTCCCTTCTGATCTATTTGAGCGTGGTGGCCATCCTGACCCAGCTCTCCGGCGAAAAAAAAGGGGCACCCTCCTCCAATGAAATTCACGTGATTGCTTTCTTGTCTACGATACTTTTTTCTTTTTCTAATGCGCTATGGGAGAATGCAATTGCGCCCGAGGTCTATACCCTGATGAATGCGTTTACAGCTCTGTTTATCCTGGGATTGATCATACATCTGAAAGGCGATCCTCACGGCATCCCCCGTAAAACCTTCCAATGGTTTATGGGTATTTCGTTTCTTTTCGGTTTGAGCCTGGGAGCCCATTCCATTTTAATTCTCTACCTTCCTTTTGTCCCGATCCTGATTTATTTTTATTGGCTGAGGCCGAATAAGTTGTCTCCGGTAAAGTACCTTTCTGTTTTTTTATTTTTTGTGATACTGGGTATCTCGGTCTATATTTATCTTCCGATCCGGGCCAGTCAGCAGCCTTATTTTAACTGGGGATACCCGGATACCTTCAGCCAGTTTATAGCACATGTGACGGATAAAAAAGATGCCGTCGTTCATGTCTCGATCCCGAGTCCAAAGAGTGTCCTCCTTCCGCAGATGAAGAACTATTGGAGGTTTTTCCCGGATAACTTTTCATTCCTTGGGATCGCCCTTGGTGTGGCCGGGGGGATTTATACCTTAATAAAAGCAAGGAGAGTCGCGGCCATTCTGGCCGTCTTTTACATCCCTCCCTTCCTTTTCTTTATCCGATTTTGGGGGGATTCATCAAACTTCCTTTCCGGTTTTATGGTCTTTACACTCTTGATCGGCGTCGGAGCCTGGTGGGCCCTTTTTGCGTTGTCGGAATGTGTTCGAAGGCAACAGCGATATCAAAAGATCATCCCCTTGTTCTGGGGAGTCCTGGGAGCAGGGGTTTTATTCCTAGCCATAGGGCATTTTACAAAAAATGATCGTTCCCAATACTGGATCTCTGAGAAACCATTCAAATCGGCTTTACTGGATCTAGAGAGTAATAGTATTGTTTTTGCGAGGGACTCTCATTTCAGTTTCAGCTATCTCCAGGAGGTGGCCAATATCCGGCCTGATGTGACTCACCTCAGCACGATGGAATTTATAAATTCGAAAGTATTTTTCCAACTCACTCCGGAGCGCTTCCCTCTTGTTACGATCCCTGAAGTCGACTTTGAAGAGCTCGGTCCTGCCTTTCTGAGCGAAAATATCGACAGTCATCCCATCTATTGGGAACCCGATCCACAAAATGACCGCTTGGTCCTTCCCTACCTCTCTTTGGATGGGGCCTTTTACCGTGTCCTGGACCCGCCGCGTCTCCTGACGGCATCCCTGCTTAACGATTATCGCGATAAATTGAGGTACTTTTTCGATCCAATGAAGTTATCCCAGGACCGCAATGAAATAGATTTTTACAGGATCCGATTCCTGAATTTGGGCGCTTATCTCTTGAAGCAGGGACAACCTGAGATTGCCATTC
This window contains:
- a CDS encoding DUF2723 domain-containing protein gives rise to the protein MTPPTPLFLTDESLQMDASKRLNIFLFLLFFISYSTYLFTAAPTLFWRDGSEFQTVGFTLGIAHPSGFPFYALAAKLFTLIPFGSIAFKTTLMSAFFGAVISLLIYLSVVAILTQLSGEKKGAPSSNEIHVIAFLSTILFSFSNALWENAIAPEVYTLMNAFTALFILGLIIHLKGDPHGIPRKTFQWFMGISFLFGLSLGAHSILILYLPFVPILIYFYWLRPNKLSPVKYLSVFLFFVILGISVYIYLPIRASQQPYFNWGYPDTFSQFIAHVTDKKDAVVHVSIPSPKSVLLPQMKNYWRFFPDNFSFLGIALGVAGGIYTLIKARRVAAILAVFYIPPFLFFIRFWGDSSNFLSGFMVFTLLIGVGAWWALFALSECVRRQQRYQKIIPLFWGVLGAGVLFLAIGHFTKNDRSQYWISEKPFKSALLDLESNSIVFARDSHFSFSYLQEVANIRPDVTHLSTMEFINSKVFFQLTPERFPLVTIPEVDFEELGPAFLSENIDSHPIYWEPDPQNDRLVLPYLSLDGAFYRVLDPPRLLTASLLNDYRDKLRYFFDPMKLSQDRNEIDFYRIRFLNLGAYLLKQGQPEIAIQHFQVADMLMPNDHHVLNLLGMTYARLKDVNLAEWYFIKILSQNPDFLEAQKNLGILYLSEMRYKEAEMALLKAKQIRENDVGTNYQLGLLYAQTGDDSQAIFYFKNTLREDPEHISARQDLKTLLGTDAEE
- a CDS encoding prepilin-type N-terminal cleavage/methylation domain-containing protein; its protein translation is MFKRAKNKKGFTLIELMIVVAIVGILAAIAIPNFLNYQAKSQQTEAKVNLGSIFTNMVAYSAESTDGFFSARCCTEPATATTNNIGFATTGTTRYLYTMPTPAADGLSFLATATGKGTGGGAVSGDVWTIDQTRNLSETVKGSFSS